In Vicia villosa cultivar HV-30 ecotype Madison, WI linkage group LG7, Vvil1.0, whole genome shotgun sequence, the DNA window AGTGTCCGCGTCATGTTGATACGTACATAGTGTTTATGTTAGGTTAGGTGACACTTCAATTACTTTATCTTACTTATTTTTAACGTTAGAGGAATTTGAGGCTCATACCATAATCActaattaaatagaaaatatttttattgtttcattCTAACGctctttaatatataaaaattatatattgatCACTATAAattaatgagaaaataaatattttaaattaaaatattaaaacaaaatatttaaaaatattagtgATAAAACATTATATTAGAGATGAAATATTTAAATAGAAACATATTTTCACAAATTCAGAGAGATGTactaaagtttaattaaaaaacatttttaaagcacttaattttttgtataataatttgaaaaaccaTTTTGAATTTTTGTTTAAGTTCATAGTTAACATTTTTTTGTCAAGTAAAAATATttgttgaataaataaaatatttgttgaatatttttttgttgaatattgtatttttctaatgcataaataacaaatatttttcacgttattttatatttatcattAACACGTATTTACTTCTTATTGCTTTTATCAAATCCCAAaaatttatcctttttatttatatatactaTGAATAAATATTTgtctaataatttaaaatacaagagctaactatttaattaatttaaaattacattAAGATGTGAATAGGTCAGACCGAACAGAGACCTACAGCATAACCTATGCatgtttagattttttttttttaaatacaaaaggTCTAAACTTTTTTATAAGTCTATGAGTTAAAAAGGCTAAGTCACAGACCATAGAAAAAATCTTTTAAGTCTATTCGGTCGGCCTATTTATTAgcatattttatttgtattttgaaataaaatacaaaaataaatcttGGTGAAGATAAGTTAAAAAAagtttatgaacaatgtcattagTTATTTTTATAAGTTCTCTTAAATAAATAGTATCGAAAAACTTACGCTAATAAAGgtctgtttgataaaaataacGGTTGACTGATAAACTAACTGGTACCTTATAGCTTATGAATGATGGTTgatgatgacttatagcttatagtggATAGTTGAGACTGATAGTTTATaagctaattaaagtgtttgataaaattaacggttcaattaatttataaatgtaaaatgacataaaagatatttaatatataattaattattttaaattaaaataaattataaaggttaaaaatgaatttaaattaaaataataagaataaaaaaggaagaaaaatgataagctataagacatcaGGGCCGGCCCAACACATCTTGAGGCCTGAGGCGAAAATTtaagttaaatttttttaatataataaaaatatcttttttagaataatatattttagattttagattttttaggatgtaaaatcaataaattatatttttattttcaattgatAATACAATCAATACATCTAAGCACACTTgttctcatttaaaaaaaaaatcttaattgaaaaaatattagcaaaattctcttaaaaaaacttaaatttcaagtatttatttatattagaGAACTTAAAAGCGCAAGGCGGGCTACGGCAAAGGAACCAAAAGTTTTCACGGTTAAATTGTTTGCTAAAAAAGatctaaaaatattaattataattaaataataataaaatatggcCTATTAATTTTCTACAGTTAAACCATTGTAAATTTATACAGGGTCTCGAAAAATATAAAAcgactttaatttttaaattaatcaattattaaaTACATATCCTAACTAATtgttaatattataaatttttaataaatgttattatttaatttaattaattaaaaaggttttgtttaaaaataattaattaactaatagtataaaaatataaaaaaatgaggCCCTAGACGGCAGCCTTGGTGGCCTACCCCTAGGGCCGGCCCTGTAAGACATAAGGTAAAACgatatttaaaatagcgtcttaAAATtagctataagttagtaaaataagctataaacttGTGATGCAAAGACGGTTACCAAACaaatctaaattatcatatgagcttataagttaTAAAATATATGCTATAAATTCGAAAACATGTCTTATCAAACAGAAACTTTGTAAATTTTAACAAAACTTAACGAATATAGCTCGGTCCAACTTATTTCCATCTCAATAAACTGGATAACGATTGCTTTAATAATAACGGTGTAGTGACTCATTTTACACTATTTTCCTTATAAAAcctatttatttattgtattttgatGAGAGATTTACgttcaattcaataataataaaaaagaaacaacaaattttaacttttaataattttttttcttctgatttttatgaaaataccaAAAATGTCACACATTGCCTTATTTATCTGGGCAATGAGAACAAATTAACAAAGTTGCAAAATTAAAGTAAACCATCTAGCTATGAAAATTGAGATTCATCGAACCAAGACGTGATTGGGTTTCTTTAATTTAGTGTCACTCATCTATTCTATTAATGGCTTTCAAATCTTTCACAATAAATATACAAATTTCTTCACCGACTCACCACCACCATCGATTGTGGAGAAAATTGAAAATAACGAAGCTCAAACTGTTTCTTGTTATTCTCTTTCATGTGCGTATAGTATCTCTCGTTTTATTTCCTCTTTGATGTCTTGTTTATTcattttcttatttttcattcttttttttggtTCGTTCAAATGTTGACAGGTTTAGATGGGAATCTTGCACTATCAATGGTTTGCATGACAAGAAAAAGAGAGGTTAGTTTTCAGTCTACAGTTAggtttttgacttttttattctttttgagttgaattgatttttttttaattgatgtttAGTGGTTCTTGGTTGTTTGGAAAAGTTCAAATTTGGGttctgtttgtttgtttcttttttgaaATGAAAAGTGCAATTTGTGTTTGTTGTGTTTGTGTATAGTGGTTTTGTAAAGTGGGGATTTTGAAAAGCGAAAGGTGTGGCACCACGTTAACGATAATCTATGATACTATATTTTAATTGCGATTATTTTAATGGATGGTATGCATTGAGCATATGTTTGGTTATTCGATGGTTATACTCTTGAGCTTTAGTAGCTTAGTGTGTTTGATTTCACTTTTAAATTCTAAGAATTGATTATGACATGATTGAGTGTATCTTTGGTTTCGTGGTTGGAGCACTTACAATTGATTCTGGATGAGTGTATaattgattttgacatgtttGGTTGATGTCGAGTATAATTGAATGCTtttcagaattgattctacttgaagataGGATTTGTAACTTTTGAGTTTAAACGTGATTTTTACGTTGAAATTAactgttcaactcacttttgcaaTAATTTATTCAAATATAAATCACTTTACTTTCTACTCACTTTTAGCCGGAATCAATTCACTTAGAATCAAATTTTTTCATCGCAAAACCAGGTTCAAGCTGAATGTTGAGTAGAATTCAGTTTCTTCAGAATTCATTCTAACTTGAAACTAGAATTTAGAACTTTTGCCTATGCAGTTGATTTTTCGTTCAACTCCGTTTTACAAGAATGTAAATAAAGATAAATTAATTTtgctaaattaaattttattatagttAAACCAAACACACACTAAGCCTATGTTTGGTAACACAGTGGGCCACCGCTGCTGCATGTTTAAGATCTTTTTTACCCGTGATTTTGAGAAGCTAGTATGTGTAGCTTCTGTCCTACCGTAATTTTCTGCCATGATTTTCAAGTTTTTCAAACACACACGGATAACTTTAACTTCTTGTACACCGTGATTTTCAACCatgattttttatgtttttcaaacacACTAGGTATGGTTGTCTTATTGAGCATTGCTATTGATGGGTCAATCAagaatgtttttgtttttatttcttggTCAAACAACATTATTAAGGGTTAGCTCAAACAAGTTTCAAACTCTGTGGCACCTCACTATGTTGGCAGAGGGTGAATATGTACATGGTACTCTTAAGTGAGAGATCCTTAGTTCAAATCTAGTGAAGAACAAATCCGAATACTGTGAAAAACAACCgtttttttatgcaaatgttaACAAGTTAATAGTAATTTTGTTAGTTTTTATTGTTTGAACCCTTGATCTCTTGCTTGAAACTTCTTCTAAGTCCATTTATAGACGGATTGAACTGCTACTGTTACTCAACACGACTATTTCGAAGGAGTAAACTTGTAGATCTATATTCATAAAAAAATAGAACGACATTTAGGTATAATAATCGGAttcaattttaacttttttttgagATTGACGTACTTAATGGAATGTAGAAGCTGGAATGTTAATTGTAAGAAACAAGATAAACCGGGTGGCACTTACATTACACTTTTTTCTCATTGATGTATTGCTGTTTCACAGGTTGAAGCCATTAAATTGTTATAACTGTTCGATTGATATTCCAAGacaaaaacatactattttataaaatttgttaTCAATAGAATTACCTATTCTGTATGTACAATTTCAAGAAAGTGTCAATGTTTACGTATGTGTATCCATAGAATTACTTATTCTGTAAGTACAATTTCAAGAATGTATGTGATAACTAGGTTAACCAAATACACACTGTACTTACAAGATACATGCACATGATCAGATATGAAAttgagtttttcttttgattaaaTCAGCCTCCAAATTTGGCATGAGAATCCAAGACAAGTGTTGGTGAAATTGTTAGTAGTGACATAAACCAAAGTTCAACTTCTCTTTGTTTTCACTTTTTTGACTTCTTTGTTATTGATTAAGCAAAACAATTACAACTTGTCTtatgatttaatattttattatattaataataatagtaaaatattCCTGCTTCTAAGTAATGTTTTCTCCTTCTCACACTATATATATATCCTCTTAGTCCTAAACATTCTTCATATGAAGTAAACAATTGGATTTCTAAGTCTTCCATAAGTTGTTAATCACGGTTTAACACTAACCTGCTATTATTTATTTAAGATTTCTAACTATTCATGACATTGACATTTGTGATTTGGGTTCGCGCTTATTTTGCTACATTTATTCTTTCAGCCAGCACCAACTTTTGACTTGAGTTATATAAAGCAAAGTAGCTTCTCAATAAGTCTTGAAAGTTCTGACCAGTTAGTTACACTCTTCTGTGAGCTTCCCATCCCTTTCATTCAGGTTGGTTTAATGTTTTTGAATTATAGTTTTGTTGGTAAGAGCGCATCCCATCCCTCTCATATGgtgcatgcttattggagcctgtGAAACTGTAGAATTATAGAAGTGTATATAGCCTATTGGAGCCTGATCGGAATGCAATATAAACTAAATTCGTCTTATGAATCTATGAGGTGTTAGTTCAGTAGTAAAAGTTTTGCTTTGTAACACCAAGGGATAGAGTTCAAATTCCCTCAGAGATAATTGTAAAATTGTCATTAGTATcactttaattaataataataatactgcaGTTAAACTATTATAATTTTAGTATCTAATAGATGTAAGTTATTCATGTGAATTACAGTGAAAGCCGGTGTTGAGGTCCTCAATGAGTCATCCAGCTGATGAAAATGTTGAAACAAAAGAGATGGATAGCAGAAGTTTGTCTTCAAATGGACAGGAACCATACGTGCACAAGGTTGGAATTCCTCCAAAACAAAGCTTCTTCAAGGAATTCCTATACACCGTAAAAGAAACATTCTTCTCTGACGATCCTCTACGGCCTTTCAAGGATCAGACAAAGTCCCGGAAGTTTGTTTTGGGAATTGAAGCCATATTCCCCATACTTAGTTGGGGAAGAACTTATAACCTCCAAAAATTTAGAGGCGATCTTATTGCTGGTTTAACTATTGCAAGTCTTTGCATTCCTCAGGTAAATTTACtttaaaatgttgattttgatctTTCAAACAACTGTGAGATTGTAATTGATTCCTTACCCCGTGCCCCGTTTTTTAATGCTTTGATATTTGGCTTGAAAACAGGACATTGGATACTCAAAGCTTGCTAATTTGTCTCCACAATATGGACTTTGTAAGATTCTTGTTTCTCATCACCAGTAAaagttttttgtgtttttctttggATTTAAGACTGAGATTTTGCTCTACTCTTTATAGACTCCAGCTTTGTTCCACCACTGATTTATGCGGTTATGGGTAGCTCTCGGGATATTGCAATAGGACCAGTGGCGGTGATTTCTCTCTTGTTAGGGACTTTACTTCAGAATGAGATTGATCCCAAAACAAATCCTACAGAGTATAGAAGACTCGCTTTTACTGCCACGTTTTTTGCCGGGATTACGCAGGCAACTCTTGGTGTTTTTAGGTATGACATGTCAATTCTAGAGGATTTTACATTTGATTTTTTCTAGCACTATCACCGGTAATACTTTAAGAAAATGAAAGTGATTGATTGTTTTCATCTGTAATGGTGTGTCAGACACCAAACCCGCCTTTAAGCTAAAGGGCCGGTGCTACATAGCTATTGTTAATGCCCTATACATGTTCTATCAATCTCTTATGCTGATGACATTTCGATTGGGTGGTTTTTTGACCAGGTtaggatttttgattgattttctatCACATGCTGCAATTGTTGGTTTTATGGGGGGAGCCGCCATCACAATTGCTCTTCAGCAGCTTAAGGGTTTCCTTGGGATTGAAAAGTTCACAAGGAAAACAGATGTAATCTCTGTGATGCATTCAGTATTCTCATCAGCCCATCATGGAGTATGCTTTCCCTTTCTTTCTCTATACTTGTATACGAAAATCAATAATCGGATTTTAAGATCTGTGTCTGGGTGTGTGAAAACTCTTAAGCTGATTAATATCTAACATTTTGCAGTGGAATTGGCAAACTATATTAATTGGAGCTACCTTTCTTTGTTTTCTTCTGTTTGCCAAGCATATTGTAAGCACTCTTATCCATTTTACAATACATTTTTTGACAGAATGTTGGGATTGTAAATTGTTTTTTAATCATAATATGATATGTTGCGGATCAGGGAAAGAAGGGCCAAAAATACTTCTGGGTGCCGGCAATTGCTCCATTGGTATCTGTTGTACTCTCCACTTTTTTTGTTTACATAACCCGAGCAGACAAGCATGGTGTTGCGATTGTAAGTATATATAACCCTTCTCTTATCCTGAACATTGCAGATAATAgttgtatttgttttttttttaatataaacttGCTAGGATTGACTAATTGGAGCTTATCTACTTGCATAAGTAATTGTAAGGATATATAAAAGAGCTTATGGAAACAATTTATGGAACGTCCATAAGCTGTTTTCAACTTATTTCTATAAAGACTCCAAGATAGCATATAAAATAACTTATAGATTATACTAAAACATTTTGACTTTACTGTACCTTTTGTTACATAAATAAGTTATACATGATTATTTTTATGATAAACGCTTAGTTGATTGTTTATCCAAAGTATTAAAGATTTTTGTCCATCGATGTGTGTAGGTAAACCATATAGAGAAAGGGATCAATCCTTCATCTGTGAAGGAAATTTATTTTACCGGTGATTACCTTGCAAAAGGTGTTAGAATTGGCATTGTGGCTGGCATGATAGCTTTGACTGTAAGCAAACTTTGAGATTTTTTATTCTTTCAGAGTATTTTACCATATACTTTTGCTGTTACGATAAGCTGTTGCATTTTGGTTATCAGGAAGCCATAGCAATTGGAAGAACATTTGCTTCTATGAAGGACTATCAGGTGGATGGAAACAAAGAAATGGTGGCATTAGGAGCTATGAATGTTGTTGGTTCAATGACTTCCTGTTATGTGGCCACTGGTAAGATTGACAAAGTGTTAAAGCATATCAGATAATATGTAACATAAATTCTAACCAACGTTAAAAGTTCATTTTAATCTATACTATGAACCAATGAGGGGCTTATTACCCTTTTGTAGCTGCTGATATACTTTTTCTTGCTATTATCAGGTTCTTTCTCCCGGTCAGCAGTAAATTACATGTCTGGCTGTGAAACTGCGGTCTCTAATATTGTCATGTCTGTTGTTGTGTTCTTAACCCTCCAATTcatcacacctcttttcaaataCACTCCAAATGCCATTCTTGCTTCAATTATCATTTGTGCCGTCATCAACCTTGTAGACTACAAGGCAGCAATTTTGATATGGAAAATTGATAAATTTGACTTTGTTGCTTGCATGGGAGCATTTTTCGGGGTCGTTTTTGCCTCGGTTGAGATAGGACTTTTGATTGCTGTAAGTACCAAAACTAAGTTATCTTATTTTTctcaaataatttcaaatttagtttTTTATTGTTATTACATAATGTGGCAGGTTTCTATATCCTTTGCAAAGATCCTATTGCAAGTCACGAGGCCCCGAACAGCTATTCTGGGGAAGATCCCTAGAACGACTGTCTATAGAAACATCCAGCAATATCCAGAGGCCACAAGTGTTCCCGGTGTATTGATTATAAGAGTTGATTCTGCAATATATTTTTCCAACTCTAATTATGTTAAAGAAAGGTAACAACAATGTTAAGGCTTGTTTTATATTCTAGTTCTACAGAACATAAATTCAAAGAATTGTATTCTTAATTATTCCACAGAATTAATTAGTGTTTCACTCTTTTCATGTAGATAACTATTATAAAATGAtaattttcctttcttttttttttgctaataTTAAAACCTATTTCTAATATCAAATCGGATTATTCTGTTGCAGGATATTAAGATGGTTGATGGACGAGGAAGAACGAGTGAAAAGAGAGTACCAAACACGAATCCAGTTTTTGATAGTCGAGATGTCACGTGAGTCTCAATATTCTTCCTTTATACTCAACTCGACTAGGCACATAATTATTGATTATTTATGCTTAAACTcaaatttcttaattttttttcagcTGTTACTGATATTGATACCAGTGGCATCCATGCCCTGGAAGAGTTATTTAGAAGTCTTCAAAAGAGAGAAGTTCAGGTAATCAAACTATGATATTATTTGGAAAAACAACATAAGCATATATCATATACGTGTTTATGTATAAACTATTTCTGTAACGAAGATAACTGAAAACAACTTATAAGCTATATCAACTGAAAATGTACCTGTTTTTTGAGCAGCTTGTTCTGGCGAATCCCGGTCCATTAGTGATAGACAAACTCCACACATCCAACTTTGCAAATTTTCTTGGTGAAGACAAGATCTTCCTCACTGTTGCAGAGGCTGTTGCATACTGTTCTCCAAAGCTGGCTGAAGAACCATGAGTGAAAAATGTAATAGGAAAATGTGATGAAGAAATGAAGTAAGGATAGAGAAAAGTTCTTACATATTGGCCGTTTTTGTTGTGTAGTGTTTGTTAGCTGACACGTTTTAATGCAGTTTATCACAATGTTTTCTTATAATTGAAATTTATATAGGAGATGCATAATTTTGTTAATCCACGTGAATTTCACTTGTTTGGACGTAGTGGGTTTAAAAATGTAGATATTATTATgaatgaaaataaagaaataaaagagaactTAGTTAATTGTTACAAGTCATTCAAGCTTTATCTCtatcattaaaattaaagaaaataaaaataatagagatataattaaaatattcaaaaatcaagaaaacaacgtaaaacaaaaaaaaagggtcAAGAATAATTTAGGTATTTTTATCTGATTTTATTCGTTACAATATTGCAATTTCGCAGGACGAGGTTAATGTATGAATATGGCCACAAACGAAGCCACATTCCTTTTTACTTTTTGAGAAAGTATGGCATGTTCCTTCTCTACTGTTTTCTTAACGGGAAAACCAGACCTCGTatgaaaagaaggaatattttaaaattaaaaatatctcATTGCACTTATATAATGCGTACGGAAGCATAAGCTATTTTAACAGCTAGCTAGCCATTTTATAATCAATTTTATATTCTACTTTGAcattattttgttgctttttccTTTGAGAACCGGATCTCCACCGAAAACATCTAATCTTTTCATCTTAGTTTGATTTAGACAAAACAGATTGATCAATTTTGATCCTCCAATTTTCACTTCCAACAGATgcatatttattcatttttttctgTAAAACTCATTAAAGTGCTCTGAAACAACCTCCAAGCATCCATTAATGCCTTGACTTCaaatttcacaattttttttttgccatGACAGTCTTCACTAGCAGATGATGAATGAACAACAACATTGAAACCTTCTAAAATATGTAAGACACATATTTTAGACCCTTTAGCTATGATAATTTCATTGTACAAAATCTTTAACATCCCATGTTCAAGTCTAGTCTATTATCTTAGATCATCAACCATGCTTATGGATACATTTTTTTGCCTGAGTTATGAAACATAATTCACGCTGTGAAGAAGAAACTAACGATTATCGAATATTTTAAGACTGTCCATACCAATGCTATAAATCTTGCAAGCCTTATTGTCACCAAGGAGTAGGGATGAGAATAGGACATGTCAATGTACAGGGGCCTATAACCTGGCCTATTTAAGGCATGGACTATTGAATAAAAAGGCTAGACATAGGATTTTCTAAaagcttatttaattaaataggacAGGCTTAGGCCATTAAAAATAGcttatgaagccttataggtcggcctatatatgaATGTATATTAGAAAATAGGCTAAATAGACCTAcctatatatataatatgtatatataggccgacctataaggcttcataggtcTGGACTATTTGAAAGCCTTAATATGAAACAAggttttaaataggctttcaagtCATGTTAGATTTTTAAAAAGGTCAGTCCATGTCAAAAAATGACTTATAATAGGCTATAGGCCATATTCAGGCCTTAAAAAACTACCGTATGTCAGACTCAGGCCTTCTAAATCTTAGCCTGACCTATTTATACCCCTACAAAAGAGAACTACTCCATCTTGCTCCAGCTTCAAAGTCTCAAAGTATTCTTTTTTTAGACACATATGATAAGAGTCACATGAGTGGTTCTAAAACttcatatctctctctctctctctctctctcaaactctctctaaattatttttctttctcacacATATTTTTAGCCATAGTGCTTTGAGAAACGTTCTTGAATTTAGTGAGCAATGAGTTCTATAAAGGGTATAATTACAAATTTACCAAGGGTGTTTTTTCCCATGAGTAAATTATTCTTTCTTAAGAAATGATTATTTATGCTTTAAGCTAAATATGTATAAAAGCTCTTTTAGGGATTAGTATAAATCTTAGTTTGGTCTGTGAGCCTCGCCACTTGAAGAAAAGCTCTTATTATGGGTTCATGAAGAATAACTAGTGAAAATATTCACGTTGGTTCTTGAGATTGGCCTTGAACAAAAGCTCAATCGATTCGAGATCAACCTGGCTAAAAATATTAGTTTGGATCATGATAAGCCCGTATAAAACCTCGATTCAGTTCAAATGATATCCAATTCAAAATTTCAACTTTATTCAAGATAAGTCCTTAGAAAATCTCTATTTGGCTTATAGACTAACCGCTTGAAGATTTGTTTGCTGTTTGACATGAAGACTAACACATTCATTCCTTTTTTCACTGTTTAATTAGAAGTTAACCTGAAACTACATTTTCCTTTTGCAAGGGGGTTTGTGGGCTTAaccttctaaaagctctcaaacatTATTGGATACTCCCAAGATCAATTATTGGAGAGAGAAGTAGATCACTTCATTAAGACCAAACATCTATAAATATCCTATGTTATCTCTTCCTTTAACTTTTTTACTTTCCAATTATTTTCTTTATCCTTACCGTCCGCTGCATATCCAAACATTTTttagaatgttttcaaactcaaatttagaaaataattatgttttaaactatttttttaaacctCCATAATTAACTTCTCTCTTGTATATGAAGTCACATGTTC includes these proteins:
- the LOC131620616 gene encoding sulfate transporter 1.3-like; translated protein: MSHPADENVETKEMDSRSLSSNGQEPYVHKVGIPPKQSFFKEFLYTVKETFFSDDPLRPFKDQTKSRKFVLGIEAIFPILSWGRTYNLQKFRGDLIAGLTIASLCIPQDIGYSKLANLSPQYGLYSSFVPPLIYAVMGSSRDIAIGPVAVISLLLGTLLQNEIDPKTNPTEYRRLAFTATFFAGITQATLGVFRLGFLIDFLSHAAIVGFMGGAAITIALQQLKGFLGIEKFTRKTDVISVMHSVFSSAHHGWNWQTILIGATFLCFLLFAKHIGKKGQKYFWVPAIAPLVSVVLSTFFVYITRADKHGVAIVNHIEKGINPSSVKEIYFTGDYLAKGVRIGIVAGMIALTEAIAIGRTFASMKDYQVDGNKEMVALGAMNVVGSMTSCYVATGSFSRSAVNYMSGCETAVSNIVMSVVVFLTLQFITPLFKYTPNAILASIIICAVINLVDYKAAILIWKIDKFDFVACMGAFFGVVFASVEIGLLIAVSISFAKILLQVTRPRTAILGKIPRTTVYRNIQQYPEATSVPGVLIIRVDSAIYFSNSNYVKERILRWLMDEEERVKREYQTRIQFLIVEMSPVTDIDTSGIHALEELFRSLQKREVQLVLANPGPLVIDKLHTSNFANFLGEDKIFLTVAEAVAYCSPKLAEEP